Within Catharus ustulatus isolate bCatUst1 chromosome 5, bCatUst1.pri.v2, whole genome shotgun sequence, the genomic segment GGCCTCTCCTGCCCAGATTCCtccatggaatcctggaatttgggaagggaagggaccttaaatcccatcccaatcccatcccatccatgttcagggacaattcccactgtcccaggtggatccaacctggccttggacactgcagggatccaggggcagccccagcaaatctgggaattccagcccagcccctccccaccctcccaggcaggaattccttgcccagatcccagcccaatctcccctttcccagtgaagccattccctgtgtcctgtccctccagcccttgtccccagtccctctccagctctcctggagcccctgcagggactctgagctGAGAcattcccagctgtcccctcatCCCTGACCTCATCCCCCATTCCCAAACTTCCAAAAACTTCCCAAACTTCCAAAAACTTCCCAAACTCTGGCATTTTTTCAGGGTGGGAATGATCCTTCTCCAGGACAAGCCAGTTATGGATGAAGGGATCCATGGATttatggatggatggatggatggattgattTATGGATTAATGGATTGTTGGATCCATGCATTGATGCATTAATGGATCCATGGATTGATGGATAGATTGATGAATTTATGGATTGATGGATTTATGAATTGATGGATTTATGAATTGATGGATTGATGGATCCATGCATTGGGGGATGAATGGGTTGAAGGATCCATGGATtgatggattgatggatggatggatttaTGGATTCATGCATTGATGGATTTATGGATGGATGGAGTGATGGACTGATGTATCCATGGATTGATGGATCCATGCATTGATTGATTTATGGATTGATGGAaccatggatccatggattgATGAATTTATGGAATGATTTCTGATGGATTCCCAGTACCCAGGGTGGATTGATGGGTTGATGGATGGATTGAGGGATCCATGGATTGATGGAGTGATGGATCCATGCATTGATGGATTTATGGATCCATGCATTGATGGATTTAGGGAATGGTTTCTGATGGATTCCCAGTACCCAGGATGGATTGATGGATTGATGGACTGATGGATCcatggatagatggatggatgggttgATGAATTGATTGATGGATCCATGGTTTGATGGATTTATGGATTGATGAATCCATGCATTATTGGATTTATGGAATGGTTCCTGATGGATTCCCAGTAGCCAGGGTGcattgatggatggatggatggatgggttgATGGATCCATGGATTAATGGATTTATGGATTCATGGATCCATGGATtgatggattgatggatggattgatggattTATGGAATGGCTCCAGATGGATTCCCAGCAcccaggatggatggatgggttgatggatccatggatggatggatggatggatggatgggttgATGGATCCATGGATTTATGGATTTATGGAATGACTCCTGATGGATTCCCAGTAGCCAGGGTGGATTGATGGATCCATGCATTGATGGATTCATGGATCCATGCATtgatggattgatggatggatggattgatggattTATGGAATGGCTCCTGATGGATTCCCAGTACCCGGGGTGGATTGATGGGTtgatggatggattgatggatcCATGGATTTATGGATTTATGGAATGGCTCCTGACAGATTCCCAGTAGCCAGGCTGGGTTTCAGGCTCACTGAAGCTGGACAATCCCCTGGGATCAATCCATCCTTtcccatggcagagctgcaggctctgggccGGGTTTGGGCTCTCAGCTCCCCGTTCCCTCCCAGATCCCGAGGATGAATGGCTCCGAGCTCGGCAGCGCGGCctccagcccccagagccccgagcaggccgGGGGCAGCGGGCACGAGGAGCAGGACAAGAACCCCTTTGCAGAGTACATGTGGATGGAGAACGAGGAGGACTTCAACAGGCaggtgggctggggctgcctccaTGGCATCTATCTGCTTATGCTGTTTATTctattgattttatttcattaattttatttttaatattaattcttttaaaagttttattaattaattaaatttaatttatttttatttttttattttattttatttatttaattaattaaatttattttattaaatttattttattaaatttattttatttaatgtaatttattaatttaatttatttaattaattaaattaaattaatttaatttttataattattttattttgtttatttaatttattttatttaatgttatttatttattaattttatttatttatttatttttattttctttatttaaatttatttagttaatttatttcatttaatttgtttattttattattttattttacttattttatttaattaattttattttattgaactagttaaatttatttatttaattttattttatgaatataattttatttgtttatttatttttatttaatttatttcatttaatttatttcatgtatttaattgatttcttttaattttatttaatttatttaattattttattttattttattttattttattttattttattttatttatgtattttaatcCTGGGATatttctcctcctgctgggaTGAACCTGGGATATTTGGATTGGGATGAGcctgaaaactgggaaaattccTGTTGGAAAAGGGTTGGAATCCCCATTCAGTAGAATAACTCAATAATTCCATGATCCCAAGAGGAATAACTCAATAATTCCATGATCCCAAAAGGAATAACAACTCAATAATTCCATGATCCCAGGAactccctggagctccaggctcTTCTCAATTGGATCTGCACAATTCCCTGATGGTGgggccaggatttgggaataGGATGAGcctgaaaactgggaaaattccTGTTGGAAAAGGGCTGGAATCCCCATTCCTGACGGGAATAACTCAATAATTCCATGATCCCAAAAGGAATAACAACTCAATAATTCCATGATCCCAAAAGGAGTTACTCAATAATTCCATGATCCCAAGAGCTCCTTGGAGCTCCAGGCTCTTCCCACATCCCATTGCATCAGATGGGGgagccaggatttgggaatgagcctgaaaattgggaaaattcctgTTGGAAAAGGGCTGGAATCCCCATTTCCGACGGGAATAACTCAATAATTCCACGATCCCAAGAGCTCCTTGGAGCTCCAGGCTCTTCCCACATCCCATTGCATCTGATGAGGgagccaggatttgggaatgagCCTGAAAATTGGCAAAATTCCTCTTGGAAAAGTGTTGGAATCCCCATTCCCGACGGGAATAACTCCATAACTCCCCGATCCCGCGAGCTCCCACGGGAAACGCCGGATGTGCTTCCCACTGGGATGagtgtgggtgtgtgtgggcaggtggaggaggagctgcaggagcaggagttCCTGGATCGCTGCTtccaggagatgctggaggaggaggagcaggattgGTTCATCCCGGCGCGGGATCTGCCCCAGGGAATGgcgcagctccagcagcagctccacggGCTCGCCGTGGGCGACGGATCCGACGACATCCTGGTGAGGAGCCTGGGAATCCTGGGATTGTCACATCCCTGGGATTGTCACATCCCTGGGATCTTCCTGTCCTTGGGAGTATTCCTTGGGATTGTCCCATTCCTTGGGGTCCTTCTATCCCTGGGATTATTCCTTGGGattgtcccatccctgggatctTCCTATCCCTGGGAGTATTCCTTGGGATTGTCCCATTCCTGGAATTGTTCCACCCCTGGGATCCTTCTATTCCTGGGATTATTCCTTGGGATTGTCCCATTCCTTGGGATTGTTCCATCCATGGAATTGTCCCTTTTTTGAAATTGTCAAATCCCAGGAACTGTCTAGTCCCTGGAATTCTCCTATCCCTGGGATTATTCCTTGGAATTATCCCATCCATGGAATTGTCCAATCCCTGGAATTCTCCTATCCCTGAGATTATTCCTTGGAATTGTCCCATCCATGGAATTGTCCAATCCCTGGAATTCTCCTATCCCTGGGATTTTTCCTTGGAATTATCCCATCCTTGGAATTGTCCCATCCATGGAAttgttccatccctggaattgtccaatCCCTGCAATTTTCCAATCCCTGCAATTTTCCAATTCCTGGaatgctcctgtccctgggattATTCCTTGGAGTTATCCCATCCTTGAAATTGTCCAATCCATGGAATTGTCTCATCCTTGGAATTGTCCAATCCCTGAAATTGTCCCATTCCTTGGaattcctccatccctggaattgtcaaATCTCTGGAATTCTCTTATCCTTGGAATTATCCAGTCCCTGGAATTGTCACATCCCAGGAATTGTCCCATCCTTGGAATTCTCCAATCCCTGGGATTATTCCTTGGAATTATCCCATCCATAGAATTGTTCCATTTTTGGAACTGTCCCATCCTTGGAATTATTCCACCCTTGGAATTTCCCCAATCCCTGGAATTTTCCCAATCCCTGGAATCCACACCTCCAGCTGTGGGACACCCCTGCAATTCCCCCCCATTTACAAATCCCATTCctaatcttttttttgtttattttttccagagcaAAAGCAACTTGAATCCAGATGCCAAGGAATTCGTGCCTGGAGTGAAATACTGACCCTGGGAATGGCCAGAGActgatccctgctccagggaaatttgggaaatttgggacaTGGGAAGAGCCCGGAGCGGCTCCGGCACCGGGATCTGCTCCAGCTCCGAGGACTTCTTGGTTttccctggttttatttttgctttttatcagctttttcctcaattttttttttttttcttcttggcaGTTTTTGGCTTCCTGGGATTTGTGGTGATCCCGCCAGTGGGAAGatctcaggggaaaaaaataatggaaaagtaATGGGGAAAACCATGGGGAAACCATGGGGA encodes:
- the PAIP2B gene encoding polyadenylate-binding protein-interacting protein 2B; amino-acid sequence: MNGSELGSAASSPQSPEQAGGSGHEEQDKNPFAEYMWMENEEDFNRQVEEELQEQEFLDRCFQEMLEEEEQDWFIPARDLPQGMAQLQQQLHGLAVGDGSDDILSKSNLNPDAKEFVPGVKY